Proteins from a single region of Thunnus albacares chromosome 16, fThuAlb1.1, whole genome shotgun sequence:
- the LOC122999929 gene encoding F-box only protein 30-like yields the protein MEEDHVHCMSCVNQRCMVRPQPGISCDIITCPLVCGAVFHSCKVDEHNLLCPLLRVPCLNSGYGCPVTLVRNQMYAHLEVCPAGVVCCTMEWNRWPVSCLDYTSYESLSRGVEEVEQLDMALALQDQRTLLESLKVIAMAPTAEKEPLVPVSKVNRATDSALLASVPEASASELPLQPSSPCPPQPAQPGSAKERIVSGINGLNEEHFGKLYEATLVTARSLAAALDFVSSASSSDSNTQRVNREAAEQESRLISSSNTDLQNGLENKTPVAADGFNIREKDEQSVCSSCLSGNGAQKRTDEEMVNTTNGQLSGAMEACVEKPCPVDVQGDMNAGASQEPVTPPVLSPVHDSQGVAQRAGHVVLEDRGLVLLENHGPQRKFHSYQFFRGQGQYSLPNGRIGFIPDRSLYRLRPKMEDKAVDTSDLEQVDDPMGLGEIDLITAALLFCLEESRECRRISDTVYVDGYRVDFGTQTFTFPAAILVTNTRVGDMASASACDHAAPQLSYPSPFRTLRLGLVLEALEVEAVPHNRYLPPNPRYQHMFPFVCGQSFRRDQFSSHFTNVHGDIHAGLNGWMEHRCPLAYYGCTFSQRRFYPSTEGAKVVHDRHLRSFGVQPCPKAKLPSDTQSDQFSELPNEILWHIAGFLDSFSLCQLSLVSRTMREVCASLLQTRGIVELQWERTQCHGAHGTVSWQIKNRVWRFSTAFSQVWSWGFTDLPSMSDHLKRCHFNTVEHKTEPVPLPAMCTARDGYSLRRVLRHVNT from the exons ATGGAGGAGGACCATGTTCATTGCATGTCCTGTGTTAACCAGAGATGCATGGTCAGACCTCAGCCAGGCATTTCTTGTGATATTATCACCTGTCCTCTGGTGTGTGGGGCTGTATTTCACTCCTGCAAAGTAGATGAACACAACCTCCTTTGCCCACTGTTAAGGGTCCCCTGCCTTAACAGTGGCTATGGCTGTCCTGTCACCCTGGTGCGCAATCAAATGTATGCACACCTCGAGGTGTGTCCTGCTGGGGTGGTGTGCTGCACTATGGAGTGGAACAGATGGCCTGTTAGCTGCCTGGACTATACTTCCTATGAGAGCCTGAGCCGtggggtggaggaggtggagcaaCTGGACATGGCACTTGCACTTCAGGACCAGCGTACACTACTTGAGTCCCTCAAGGTGATTGCCATGGCACCTACTGCAGAGAAAGAGCCACTTGTCCCTGTAAGTAAGGTTAACAGGGCAACAGACTCAGCTTTGCTTGCATCCGTACCTGAAGCCTCCGCCAGTGAGTTACCTTTGCAGCCTTCATCCCCATGTCCACCACAACCAGCCCAACCAGGCTCGGCAAAGGAGAGAATTGTCAGTGGAATTAATGGGCTGAACGAGGAGCATTTCGGTAAACTCTATGAGGCCACCCTTGTGACTGCTAGAAGTTTAGCTGCTGCTTTAGACTTTGTTAGCAGTGCCAGCTCCTCTGACAGCAACACACAGCGTGTAAACAGAGAAGCTGCTGAGCAGGAGAGTAGAttgatcagcagcagcaacacagacCTTCAGAATggactggaaaacaaaacacctgTAGCCGCTGATGGTTTTAATATTAGAGAGAAGGATGAGCAGAGTGTTTGCTCTAGCTGTTTGAGTGGAAATGGGGCTCAGAAAAGAACAGATGAAGAAATGGTAAACACAACAAACGGACAGCTGTCAGGAGCCATGGAGGCCTGTGTTGAGAAACCCTGTCCTGTTGATGTACAGGGTGATATGAATGCTGGTGCTTCTCAGGAGCCAGTGACCCCTCCAGTGTTGTCTCCAGTGCATGACAGCCAGGGTGTGGCACAGAGAGCTGGTCATGTGGTGCTAGAAGATAGGGGGCTAGTGCTCCTAGAAAACCATGGGCCTCAGCGGAAGTTCCACAGCTACCAGTTTTTTAGGGGCCAGGGTCAGTATTCATTACCAAATGGACGGATAGGATTCATCCCAGACAGGTCATTGTATAGATTGCGACCCAAAATGGAGGACAAGGCAGTGGATACCTCGGACTTGGAGCAGGTTGACGATCCCATGGGTCTGGGAGAGATTGATCTGATCACAGCAGCCCTGCTCTTCTGTCTGGAAGAGTCCAGAGAGTGTAGAAGGATCTCTGATACAGTCTATGTTGATGGCTATCGTGTTGACTTTGGCACACAGACTTTCACTTTCCCTGCAGCAATCTTGGTAACAAACACTAGAGTGGGTGACATGGCCTCTGCATCTGCCTGTGACCACGCTGCCCCCCAGCTCTCCTACCCCAGCCCATTCCGCACTCTCCGACTCGGCCTTGTCCTGGAAGCTCTGGAGGTCGAGGCAGTCCCACATAACCGTTATCTCCCTCCTAACCCCCGCTACCAGCACATGTTTCCCTTTGTCTGTGGCCAGTCATTCCGCCGGGACCAATTTTCTTCTCATTTCACCAATGTCCATGGTGACATTCACGCTGGTCTCAATGGTTGGATGGAGCACCGCTGCCCCCTGGCATATTATGGCTGTACATTTTCCCAGCGGAGGTTTTACCCCTCCACCGAGGGAGCCAAGGTGGTTCATGACAGGCACCTCAGGTCCTTCGGGGTTCAGCCTTGCCCAAAGGCAAAACTTCCAAGTGACACCCAATCTGACCAATTTAGTGAGCTGCCCAATGAGATACTGTGGCACATAGCTGGGTTCCTGGACAGTTTCAGCCTGTGCCAGCTGTCATTGGTGTCACGGACTATGAGGGAGGTGTGTGCCAGTCTCCTCCAGACCCGAGGCATAGTGGAGCTGCAGTGGGAGCGAACGCAATGCCATGGTGCTCATGGTACTGTGTCATGGCAGATCAAAAACAGA GTGTGGAGATTCAGCACTGCCTTCAGCCAAGTGTGGTCATGGGGTTTCACTGATCTCCCCAGCATGTCGGACCATCTTAAGAGATGCCACTTCAACACAGTGGAGCACAAGACGGAGCCTGTTCCCCTTCCTGCCATGTGTACCGCACGAGATGGATACTCACTGCGTCGCGTCCTGCGTCACGTTAACACCTGA